From the genome of Methanothrix soehngenii GP6:
GACCTGACGGGAGCAGATCCCCAGGTCATGTACGCCTTAGGCATCGCTCATACTCTGGGCAAGGATACCATCCTCATCCACCCGCAAGGCTCAAAATATCTGATTGATATTCCTAAAACACAAAGCATTGAGTATGAGGATAGCATTCAGGGCAGGGAAAAGCTGGAGGAGCAGATAAGCGAAACTCTGCGTTCCATGACGGCATCCCTATAGGATTGATAAGACTTGAGCGATCAATAGGATTCCGGGACAGGCCATATTCACCGAAGCCTATAACGTTATATATGTCTTGCCTTTATACGAAGCTCCGAATCCTAACTCAGGTCTCCAGGCTTCACATGACCCAGGAGGGGAAAAGAGTTTGAAGAAGATAAGGTTGGCAATCGCGGGCATAGGAAACTGCGCAAGCTCCCTAGTTCAGGGAATTGAATATTATAAACATGTTGGTAAAGAAAGTTGTATTGGGCTGATGCATTATGATATCAACGGCTATAGAGCTGGTGACATTGATGTTGTCGCTGCCTTTGACATAGATGCTCGAAAGGTAGGGAAGGATGTGAGCCAGGCTATATTTGCCAAGCCCAACTGCACCAATATCTTCTACTCTGATATTCCCCAAAAAAATGTTGAGGTCAAGATGGGACCTGTTTTTGACGGCGTTGCACCTCACATGGAAAACTATCCTGAAGAGAGGAGGTTCGTTGTGGCTGATGCCAAGCCGGTGGATGTAACCCGGGAGCTCGTCGACAGCGGTGCCGACGTCCTGGTAAACTACATGCCCGTAGGGTCGGAGAATGCCACTCGCTTCTATGCTCAGGCGGCTTTAGATGCCGGGGTGGGATTTGTAAACTGCATGCCCGTATTCATCGCATCTAATCCCGAATGGGCAAAGAAGTTTCAGGTGGCAGGGATTCCAATAGTGGGAGATGACATAAAATCTCAGATCGGCGCAACCATTGTGCACCGTGCTCTCACTCAGCTCTTCAAGGACCGGGCCTGCATCATGGACAGGACTTACCAGCTTAACATCGGCGGCAACACCGACTTTTTAAATATGCTCAATCGCGAGAGGCTCAAGTCCAAGAAGATATCCAAGACGGAAGCGGTCCAGTCCATCCTGGACACGCCACTGTGCGATGATGATATTCATATCGGACCCTCGGACTATGTGCCATGGCAGAAGGACAACAAGGTCTGCTTCCTGAGAATGGAGGGCAGGATATTCGGAGATACGCCAATAAATCTAGAGCTGCGTCTCTCAGTCGAGGACTCTCCCAATAGCGGAGGAAGCTCCATCGATGCCATAAGGATATGCAAGCTGGCAAAGGATAGAAAGATCGGAGGGCCGCTGCTGGGCATATCCGCCTACACCATGAAGCACCCCCCAGTGCAATTTCCTGATGAGCTGGCCAAAGAGATGGTGGAGCAGTTCATCCGGGGTGAGGTCTCTGAGCAGGAGATTGCCAGGCCAAAGCAGCGCCAGGCGGCAACTGCTCGATGACCGGGACTTTTTGCTTTAGTCTATTCTGAGGTGAATAAAATGTTCTATCGGTTGAATGAGGCTCCTGGGGTGCAGATGCTGCCAGGCCTCATAAGGCGCACCCTTGTCAGCGGAAAGGCTTTGATGATCTGCCGGTTCGATCTGGAAAGTGGGGTCCAGATCCCTGAGCATTCTCATCCTCACGACCAGGCGGGCTATGTGGTCTCGGGCAGAATTCAGATTACAATAGACGGAAATAGCCTCGAGCTGGGGCCAGGGGACAGCTACTGTGCTCCACCAGGAGTATTGCACAGCGCCAGAGCTCTGGAGGCGACAGTGGTTGTGGATACTTTCAGCCCGCCCAGAGAGGACTATCTCTCCTTATAGCCTCTTTCACTCACTTTCGCCTCGCAAGCACATCGGTTATAATCGATGAGGCCCAATTATATTTGAATGGTCACCCTGGAGAAGATAGCTCACCTGGCTGAAGATTGCGCTTTTGACTCCCTCGGGCCAGGCGTGAATATCAACCCGAAGAAACTCTCAACCCTGGGAGAGGGAACTCGGCATGACGTGTGCGCATCCACCTATTCTCCTCGCGAATCGCCCCTGCCCGGAATCTGTCATGCCTTCACCCAGGATGGCAGGTGTGTGAGCCTCTTCAAGACCCTCTACACCAACCACTGCAGCCATCAGTGCAACTACTGCATCAATGCCACCAATTGCAGCCGCAAGGTGCAAACCTTCTCCTATACTCCAGATGAGCTGGCCAGGATCACCCTCTCCTTATATCGCTCCAACTATATCGAAGGACTCTTTCTCAGCTCGGGCGCTGGCAGGGATGAGGATCTGATCATGGAGAGGATGCTGGAGACTCTGCAGAAGTTGCGCAAGCAATACGACTTTCCGGGATACATCCATCTCAAGATTCTGCCCGGCTCATCCAAGAACCATATTCAGCAGGCTATGGAGCTGGCAGACCGGGTGAGCATAAACCTGGAAGCTGCCAGTGCCTCGCAGCTGAATGAGATCTGTGCCACCAAGAGCTATGAGAATGATATTCTGCAAAGGCAGAGATACATTCGCGACCTGAGAACGGATGAGAATCTGCCCGCAGGCCAGACCACTCAATTGGTGGTGGGGGCTGCGGGAGAGAGCGATCAGGACATCTTTAAAAGAATTCTATATGAGTATAAAGATATTGGAGTAAAGCGAGCTTACTATAGCGCTTTTTCTCCCCAAAATGGAACAGCATTTGAGTCTCGAGAAGGCCAGCCCCTCTGGCGGGAGCACCGCCTCTATCAGATGGACTGGCTCTACCGGATCTACCGTTTCTCTCCGGCCGACATTCACATGGCATTTGATGAGAACGGCTTTCTATCCAACTCCGATCCCAAGCTGGCCATAGCCAGGGAGCTTTTGGATTCGCCGGTGGATCCTAACTCGGCCGCCTACCGGGAGCTTATCCGGGTGCCAGGCATCGGGCCACGGAGCGCGAAGAGAATAATCGCCCTGAGAATGAGGAAGAATATCGTCTCGAAAAGGGAGCTTGAGGCTCTGGGGGTCGTGATCAAGAGAGCAGCTCCCTTCTTGAAGATCAACGGCTGGAGGGATACCACCCTGGAGAAGTGGTCAGGATGAGGGTGCCGGATGACTATTGCCGCTACCTGGTCATGCATGCTAAATCGAGCGAAAGGCTGCTTGCCAGGACGGAGGGCTTAACCGCTCTGGATCTGGAGGTCTCGACCAGTCCTGAGGCTGTGAGCCTGAGAAGGATGGTCTATGCTGTGATGAGTGAGGTGCACAGGATGAAAGCATTTGTCAGGCTCAGGCCATTGGGGGACCGGGTCCTCTGGGGCTATATGAAACCCAGGCACAAGATCGGGGAGCACACGAGCGAGCACTTCGCCCGCCGGAATCCTGGCACGATAATAGTCCTGGGAAATGGCGCCGAGAGCTGGACGGCATTCTTCCGGCAGGACAGGATGATGCGAATTCACGGGGCGGGATTGAATGAGACTCTGGATAGATTGAAATCTGCCCTGAAGATATCGGAAGAAGAGAAAGGGGCGGATGCTGAGGGTGCCAGGGCAAATGCTCAGGATATAGATGATATCTGGCAGACCTATTATGACAGCCAGTACTGCCCGGAAAGAAAGAACCTGCAAGCATTTCGCCAGAGAATGCCAGCGCGGGATCAGGAGGCTGCCGGGCTGCAGTTGATGCAGAAGAAAAGGGAGATGACCCTGGAGGATTTCAGGCAGCAATAGTCGGTTCTCTAAATTGGAGAGGTTTGCTCTTCTCCATTAACTTGGGCTAATCGTTTGTTTAATGGACGAAAGTTTAATAGGTGCGAATGGCATAGTACTTATATCTTTAACTGGCAGAATATTCTGCTATTAAAAATCTAGAATCCAGAGGGCTTACTACGAGAGACGAAAGCAAGAAATATCGTCAATATTTTCGCAGGAGAATGGGATAATCTCCTCAATCTGAATGAGCCTAATGATGCGAGGCGATTTAGATGTCTGCATTAATCGGAGATATAAAAAAAATACCACAGGAAAAGGGACCAGAAGTTGAACTGGCCGTCTTTGGGGATGAGTATTATGCTCGCTATGAAAACAAAGGTGGTTATGCAGCGATCTACGATGAGCAGATGGGTCTGTTCACCTATGCCGAGGTTATCGATGGCAAATATATCTCCACAGGAGTTGCCATTACAAAAGAGCCTCCTGGAAATCTCAAGCCTCATCTGAGAGAGTCAGATGAGGTTATGAGGGAGAAAGCGCAAAGACGGTTTGAGAAAAGAGAACCACCGAGCTTGAGCGGATAGCTCTTGAAGCTGAAAATATGAGCGAAATTTTCTTTTTTTTAATCGATCAAATATGGAGATGAGAGCACATGAGTGCAATTAAAGGAAGGGTCGTCGAGGTTCCTCAAGAGAATGGGCCTGCTGTAAAGCTTTGGATGTCAGGAGATGAATTCTATGTCAGATACGAGAATCTTGAAGGTTATACGGTGGTCTATGATGGCAAGCTGGGCCTTTTCACCTACAGCGTTCTCGTCAATGGAGAACTGGTATCAAGTGGAGTGCCTATTTCAAATCCCGCCCCAGAAGGATTAAAAAAGCACGAGAGAGAGGATCCATCCGTTCGTCAGAGAAAATTCGAACTCAAATACGCCAGAATGCTGCCACCAATTACCCGAACCATGGACGAGCGGCCACGAACTATAGGCGAGCAGCATGGACTGCTGAGAGGCAGGCTCCTTCATGAAGGAAAGATAAAGGGTCTCACAATCCTGGTAGAGTTCCCCGATGAAAAGATCAATGTCTCTGCAGCCAATATATCAGAAATGCTCAATAAGACAGGATACAATGAGGGTGGAAACTTCTGCTCTGTCCGGGATTATTACCTTAAGATGTCCAATGGAAAGCTCGACTATACAAATGAAGTGGTAGGGCCGATTACACTGAAAAAAAACAAAATGTATTATCACTTCAACCTCTTTGTTGAGGAGGCCATGGATGCAGTCGTGGGCATGGGTATAGACCTATCCCGATTCGACTCCAAGGGAGTCGGCTTAATCGATGCTTTGAGCTTCCTTTATGCGGGAAACGCCGTTTACGATGGCGAGCTTCATCCTCATAACTCGTACATCGATCTGAAATTCGGCGATATCAAGACCTACTTGTACATGCTCTCCAATCTGGGAACGAGCAAAGACGATCTGGCAATAGGCACCATCTGCCATGAGACAGGACACCTGCTATGTCGCTTCCCGGATCTCTATGATTACGGGAGAAGGGATGAAGATCTTGTTGAGAGCGCAGGACTTGGTTTATATTGCCTGATGAGCGTTGGAGATCATCTGGACGATTGGAAGACGCCATCTCCTGTTTGTGCCTATTTTAGAAACCTGGCAGGATGGTGTGACAATGTGGTGGATCTCAATAAGCCAGGGAAGTATGAAGCCAAGCATGGCGATTATCGAACTGTGATGAAATACGCGACTGACAGGGCAAATGAGTACTTCCTGGTGGAAAACCGCTCTCAAATGGGTCTGGACAGGGCTCTTCCCTCCAGTGGACTGGCGATCTATCACTGCGATATTCTTGGGTCCAATGAGTGGCAGGAGGGTTCGCCATCCAAGCATTTTCAATGTGCTCTGCTTCAGAGAGATGGCAGTCTGCATCTTGAAAGGGGACTCAACTATGGTGATGGAACGGATCTATACAAGAAGGTCAATGGCGTTGCCTTATCGTATGATACCAATCCATCTTCAAAGATATGGGATCGCTCCGATTCAGGTTTTATAATTTCAGACATCAGTGAACCAGGAGAGGTAATATCCTTGGTTGTGGGGCCGGTGGTCTCTTCCGACACGGTCAAAGGGGAGGCAAATGTATCTATTGCCATACCTGACAATGATGTTCACGGAGTGAGCAGCTCATTGAATATCTCTGAAGAAGGAAGGGCGTCCAGGATCTATTTAAACCTCGATATATCTCATTCCTATATCAGCGACTTGAAGGTAGAGCTCATCTCGCCATCCGGTAAGAGAGCGATGATTCATAATCGCGAGGGAGGAGGTGAAGGCAATCTGATAAAGACATATGACTCCAATTCGCTGCCTTCTTTAGGGGATCTGGTAGGTTCGCCAATCAATGGCGAGTGGTCACTGACCGTAGCAGATGTAGCAGCCATTGACAAGGGCGTCCTCAATAGATGGTCAATTGAGATCGAGAAAGAAGCCTCTGAAATGGAAGTAAGCAAGGATATGGAGCCGAATGAGCTAATACCAGATAATGATCCGAGAGGGGCTAGCGTGGCGATGAATCTTGATAAGAAGGGAATCGTCCAGAGAGTTGTGACCATGGTGGATATAACTCATCCCTTCATTGGAGATTTGAGGGTGGAGATACTGTCTCCTTCTGGAAAGACTGCCATTAT
Proteins encoded in this window:
- a CDS encoding inositol-3-phosphate synthase, giving the protein MKKIRLAIAGIGNCASSLVQGIEYYKHVGKESCIGLMHYDINGYRAGDIDVVAAFDIDARKVGKDVSQAIFAKPNCTNIFYSDIPQKNVEVKMGPVFDGVAPHMENYPEERRFVVADAKPVDVTRELVDSGADVLVNYMPVGSENATRFYAQAALDAGVGFVNCMPVFIASNPEWAKKFQVAGIPIVGDDIKSQIGATIVHRALTQLFKDRACIMDRTYQLNIGGNTDFLNMLNRERLKSKKISKTEAVQSILDTPLCDDDIHIGPSDYVPWQKDNKVCFLRMEGRIFGDTPINLELRLSVEDSPNSGGSSIDAIRICKLAKDRKIGGPLLGISAYTMKHPPVQFPDELAKEMVEQFIRGEVSEQEIARPKQRQAATAR
- a CDS encoding cupin domain-containing protein → MFYRLNEAPGVQMLPGLIRRTLVSGKALMICRFDLESGVQIPEHSHPHDQAGYVVSGRIQITIDGNSLELGPGDSYCAPPGVLHSARALEATVVVDTFSPPREDYLSL
- a CDS encoding radical SAM protein → MVTLEKIAHLAEDCAFDSLGPGVNINPKKLSTLGEGTRHDVCASTYSPRESPLPGICHAFTQDGRCVSLFKTLYTNHCSHQCNYCINATNCSRKVQTFSYTPDELARITLSLYRSNYIEGLFLSSGAGRDEDLIMERMLETLQKLRKQYDFPGYIHLKILPGSSKNHIQQAMELADRVSINLEAASASQLNEICATKSYENDILQRQRYIRDLRTDENLPAGQTTQLVVGAAGESDQDIFKRILYEYKDIGVKRAYYSAFSPQNGTAFESREGQPLWREHRLYQMDWLYRIYRFSPADIHMAFDENGFLSNSDPKLAIARELLDSPVDPNSAAYRELIRVPGIGPRSAKRIIALRMRKNIVSKRELEALGVVIKRAAPFLKINGWRDTTLEKWSG
- a CDS encoding DUF4130 domain-containing protein codes for the protein MRVPDDYCRYLVMHAKSSERLLARTEGLTALDLEVSTSPEAVSLRRMVYAVMSEVHRMKAFVRLRPLGDRVLWGYMKPRHKIGEHTSEHFARRNPGTIIVLGNGAESWTAFFRQDRMMRIHGAGLNETLDRLKSALKISEEEKGADAEGARANAQDIDDIWQTYYDSQYCPERKNLQAFRQRMPARDQEAAGLQLMQKKREMTLEDFRQQ
- a CDS encoding M6 family metalloprotease domain-containing protein — translated: MSAIKGRVVEVPQENGPAVKLWMSGDEFYVRYENLEGYTVVYDGKLGLFTYSVLVNGELVSSGVPISNPAPEGLKKHEREDPSVRQRKFELKYARMLPPITRTMDERPRTIGEQHGLLRGRLLHEGKIKGLTILVEFPDEKINVSAANISEMLNKTGYNEGGNFCSVRDYYLKMSNGKLDYTNEVVGPITLKKNKMYYHFNLFVEEAMDAVVGMGIDLSRFDSKGVGLIDALSFLYAGNAVYDGELHPHNSYIDLKFGDIKTYLYMLSNLGTSKDDLAIGTICHETGHLLCRFPDLYDYGRRDEDLVESAGLGLYCLMSVGDHLDDWKTPSPVCAYFRNLAGWCDNVVDLNKPGKYEAKHGDYRTVMKYATDRANEYFLVENRSQMGLDRALPSSGLAIYHCDILGSNEWQEGSPSKHFQCALLQRDGSLHLERGLNYGDGTDLYKKVNGVALSYDTNPSSKIWDRSDSGFIISDISEPGEVISLVVGPVVSSDTVKGEANVSIAIPDNDVHGVSSSLNISEEGRASRIYLNLDISHSYISDLKVELISPSGKRAMIHNREGGGEGNLIKTYDSNSLPSLGDLVGSPINGEWSLTVADVAAIDKGVLNRWSIEIEKEASEMEVSKDMEPNELIPDNDPRGASVAMNLDKKGIVQRVVTMVDITHPFIGDLRVEILSPSGKTAIIHDRGGFDQDNLDKTYDSQINPELQAFVGQPAEGNWILRAMDLSRLDKGIINKWNMRVTYSG